A window of Edaphobacter lichenicola contains these coding sequences:
- a CDS encoding TlpA family protein disulfide reductase — protein sequence MSQWNKITSAVTVLLLATAAHPLFSQSTPLDPTVSAALDEGKKFEQRHQLTSALDSYRKALKLTKGKCADCLQAISNLQLAMELPKDAASSAAAWAVQAAAPADKANAEYLQAYALLLQSRQKPKPNDPLLLQADEVLKRAAADNPANPNIHMLDGRILATLKKDAEAKEEFTACAANSQATSADCLRAKNFANDVSLARGELAPGFSITKADGSAVTLDSLAGKVVLIDFCATWCPACVKDLDYIQSIAEEFDKDHFVLLGISSDGDEAKWKRYLADNRMLGLQVRDGNHSVSDTFHVSGIPTYVVLDVNGMVQMRATGAEGDLRAKVRSLLAKPAVQTASSH from the coding sequence ATGAGTCAGTGGAACAAGATCACCTCCGCCGTAACTGTCCTCCTTCTCGCCACCGCCGCCCACCCTCTCTTCTCTCAAAGCACACCACTCGACCCAACCGTCAGCGCCGCCCTCGACGAAGGCAAGAAGTTTGAGCAGCGCCATCAGCTCACCTCTGCGCTCGACAGCTACCGCAAGGCCCTCAAGCTAACCAAAGGCAAGTGCGCCGACTGCCTCCAGGCCATCTCCAACCTGCAGCTCGCGATGGAGCTGCCAAAAGACGCCGCCTCCTCCGCCGCTGCATGGGCCGTGCAAGCCGCAGCTCCAGCCGACAAGGCCAACGCCGAGTACCTCCAGGCCTACGCGCTTCTCCTCCAAAGCCGTCAAAAACCCAAACCGAATGACCCGCTGCTCCTCCAGGCCGATGAGGTCTTGAAGCGCGCCGCAGCCGACAACCCAGCCAACCCCAACATTCACATGCTCGACGGCCGCATCCTCGCCACTCTCAAAAAGGATGCCGAAGCAAAGGAAGAATTCACAGCCTGCGCCGCGAACTCACAGGCAACCTCCGCCGACTGCCTCCGAGCCAAAAACTTTGCCAACGATGTGAGCCTCGCGCGAGGCGAACTGGCTCCAGGCTTCTCCATCACCAAAGCCGACGGGTCCGCCGTCACCCTCGACTCCCTCGCCGGCAAAGTCGTACTCATCGACTTCTGTGCTACCTGGTGCCCAGCCTGCGTCAAAGATCTCGACTACATCCAGTCCATCGCCGAAGAGTTCGACAAAGATCACTTCGTCCTGCTCGGCATCAGCTCCGACGGCGATGAAGCCAAGTGGAAGCGCTATCTCGCAGACAACCGCATGCTCGGCCTTCAGGTTCGCGACGGCAATCACTCCGTCTCCGACACCTTTCACGTCTCCGGCATCCCCACCTACGTCGTTCTCGATGTCAACGGCATGGTGCAGATGCGCGCCACCGGAGCCGAAGGCGACCTCCGCGCCAAAGTACGTTCTCTCCTCGCAAAACCCGCCGTCCAGACCGCCTCGTCTCATTGA
- a CDS encoding prolipoprotein diacylglyceryl transferase family protein, with protein MSHAVEGSLYFVFANSDVHPYLLHSGHLLLPTFGVLAALGLMAALTLSLRTAALVGLNPDSLWNAALFTLLSAFALSRILLIATNLHNFLAYPILLLTVPSLTSTGILLTLLATLIYLRIRNLPLLDTLDAWSPPAALIWAFLALGHFAEGSDAGLPTTLPWGIHIPPIRIPPDHTRLHPVALYAAIAAAILTLLLLRQLKHRRQPGDTVALALASAGTLQFLLTFVRQPYPYTSSATYILLDPIQWIALGMIVVAAIILLLPRKLVTHAV; from the coding sequence GTGAGCCACGCAGTCGAAGGATCCCTGTATTTCGTCTTCGCAAATTCAGACGTGCACCCCTACCTCCTCCACTCCGGCCATCTCCTCCTCCCCACCTTCGGCGTACTCGCCGCACTTGGCCTCATGGCCGCACTCACACTCAGCCTCCGCACCGCCGCCCTCGTCGGCCTCAACCCCGACAGCCTCTGGAACGCCGCCCTCTTCACCCTCCTCTCCGCCTTCGCTCTCTCCCGCATCCTTCTCATCGCCACCAATCTCCACAACTTCCTCGCCTATCCCATCCTTCTGCTCACGGTACCCTCCCTCACCTCCACCGGAATCCTCCTCACCCTTCTAGCCACGCTGATCTATCTCCGCATCCGCAACCTCCCGCTCCTCGACACCCTCGACGCCTGGAGCCCCCCCGCCGCGCTCATCTGGGCCTTCCTCGCCCTCGGCCACTTCGCCGAAGGAAGCGACGCCGGCCTCCCCACCACCCTCCCCTGGGGCATTCACATCCCGCCCATCCGCATCCCGCCCGACCACACCCGCCTTCACCCCGTCGCACTCTACGCCGCCATCGCCGCTGCAATCCTCACGCTGCTCCTCCTCCGCCAACTCAAACACCGCCGTCAACCCGGAGACACAGTCGCCCTGGCCCTGGCCTCCGCAGGCACCCTCCAGTTCCTCCTCACCTTCGTCCGCCAGCCCTACCCGTACACCAGCAGCGCGACCTACATCCTCCTCGACCCCATCCAGTGGATCGCCCTCGGTATGATCGTTGTAGCGGCCATCATCCTGCTGCTGCCAAGAAAGCTGGTCACCCATGCCGTCTAA
- a CDS encoding cell division protein ZapA, whose translation MAQTVDAQTLEAQTRETAQASQPAAEPTQSQSIAVEIYDQIYHLRGTDPVYIERIAAMVDAKMRAVSAHGNTVDSLRVAVLAALNIADELCCARDRSDNLAGSLQNSQQSLRSRAGNLSHLLDELLEDRKVG comes from the coding sequence ATGGCTCAGACTGTAGATGCACAGACTCTCGAAGCTCAGACTCGCGAAACCGCCCAGGCCAGTCAGCCCGCCGCCGAGCCCACGCAGAGCCAGTCCATCGCCGTCGAAATCTACGACCAGATCTACCACCTCCGCGGCACCGACCCCGTCTACATCGAGCGCATCGCCGCCATGGTCGACGCCAAGATGCGCGCCGTCTCCGCCCACGGCAACACCGTCGACTCGCTCCGCGTAGCCGTCCTCGCCGCCCTCAACATCGCCGACGAACTCTGCTGCGCCCGCGACCGCAGCGACAACCTCGCCGGCAGCCTTCAGAACTCCCAGCAATCCCTCCGCTCCCGCGCCGGCAACCTATCCCACCTCCTCGACGAACTCCTCGAAGACCGCAAAGTCGGCTAA
- a CDS encoding VWA domain-containing protein: protein MTAPNRMNHASRVKLPVFLRSALLPLLLAAPSLHVQTLHAQTTLTQRPGWLHRLFVSSSDSAAPSSAEVAQSATTPAPVSTPAPASTPAPASATPTPAAQTPQPTSSLQPAATATQTPATQTPATTTPTQTPGQTTPPATGAPQAPQDQPVDTIRVQVNEVNLIFTVTDKHGKFITGLKRENFGLLDDGRPPTAVLRFTQQTNLPLRVGIMLDTSSSIRQRFQFEQDSAIEFLLQILHLNDRAFVEGFDIETDVAQDFTNNVDLLNQGIRKLRPGGGTALFDALYKTCKDQMLPLQETGAVRRALILVSDGDDNYSRVQESDAIKMCQRADTIVYTISTNISPSKDKGDDVLKAISDATGGQAFYPTRLEDVAIGFRNIEEELRSQYHLVYRPAGLRMDGSFRTIYLQANDPRFKVRAQKGYFSPRPPQ, encoded by the coding sequence GTGACCGCCCCCAACCGAATGAACCACGCCTCAAGGGTAAAACTCCCCGTGTTTTTACGATCCGCCCTGCTCCCCCTCCTCCTCGCCGCCCCGTCTCTCCATGTGCAGACACTCCATGCGCAGACTACGCTGACTCAAAGGCCCGGCTGGCTGCACCGCCTCTTCGTCTCGTCCAGCGACTCCGCCGCCCCATCCTCCGCTGAAGTCGCCCAGTCTGCGACCACACCAGCGCCAGTATCAACACCAGCGCCCGCGTCCACACCTGCGCCGGCCTCAGCCACACCAACCCCCGCAGCCCAGACTCCGCAGCCCACCTCCTCACTCCAGCCCGCGGCGACTGCAACCCAGACTCCCGCGACCCAAACCCCCGCAACCACAACGCCCACTCAGACCCCAGGCCAAACCACCCCACCCGCTACCGGAGCCCCCCAGGCCCCGCAAGACCAGCCCGTCGACACCATCCGCGTTCAGGTCAACGAAGTCAATCTCATCTTCACCGTCACCGACAAGCACGGAAAGTTCATCACCGGCCTCAAGCGCGAAAACTTCGGTCTCCTCGACGACGGCCGTCCCCCCACCGCCGTTCTCCGCTTCACCCAGCAGACCAACCTCCCCCTGCGCGTCGGCATCATGCTCGACACCTCCAGCTCGATCCGCCAGCGCTTCCAGTTCGAGCAGGACTCCGCTATCGAGTTCCTCCTCCAGATTCTCCACCTCAACGACCGCGCCTTCGTCGAGGGCTTCGACATCGAAACCGACGTCGCCCAGGACTTCACCAACAACGTCGATCTCCTCAACCAGGGCATCCGCAAGCTCCGTCCCGGCGGCGGTACCGCACTCTTCGACGCCCTCTACAAAACCTGCAAAGACCAGATGCTCCCTCTGCAAGAGACCGGAGCCGTCCGCCGCGCCCTCATCCTCGTCTCCGACGGCGACGACAACTACTCCCGCGTCCAGGAGTCCGACGCCATCAAAATGTGCCAGCGCGCCGACACCATCGTCTACACCATCAGCACCAACATCAGCCCCAGCAAAGACAAGGGCGACGACGTTCTCAAAGCCATCTCCGACGCCACCGGCGGCCAGGCCTTCTACCCCACCAGGCTCGAAGACGTAGCCATCGGCTTCCGCAACATCGAAGAGGAGTTGCGCAGCCAGTACCACCTCGTCTACCGCCCCGCCGGTCTCCGCATGGACGGCTCCTTCCGCACCATCTACCTCCAGGCCAACGACCCCCGCTTCAAAGTCCGCGCCCAGAAGGGCTACTTCTCCCCCCGCCCACCCCAATAA
- a CDS encoding RluA family pseudouridine synthase: MPSKNMLPKGQRRRTVKPEYRASRGVEETAPPPVPVLEFDEVEEDADAVRTFLADPAAANLRLDLYLAQALPDISRARVQLLIEAGQVRVDGNPAKPKQKLRGGESIEIEGSPQPAPLHAIPEDIPLHILHEDKYLAVINKPAGMMVHAGAGTTDDVRNRGTLVNALLFHFAKLSDVGGDLRPGIVHRLDKLTSGLILVAKDDSTHRKLGDMFSRRQVTKTYLALLHGHLKKDDTTVSLPIARDLIRRTRMTTRRADGRTAVSHFHVLERLTTPQGPFTLVEVRIETGRTHQIRVHAQSLGHPVVGDTLYGAPHLIPGLAPALNLERNFLHAAHLSFTHPQTGKPMDLAAPLPVELESFLQAIRTNSSTIE, translated from the coding sequence ATGCCGTCTAAGAACATGCTCCCCAAGGGCCAGCGCCGCCGCACCGTAAAACCCGAGTACCGCGCCAGCCGCGGCGTAGAAGAGACCGCCCCGCCCCCAGTGCCCGTCCTTGAGTTCGACGAAGTCGAAGAAGACGCCGACGCAGTCCGCACCTTCCTCGCCGACCCTGCCGCCGCCAACCTCCGCCTCGATCTCTACCTCGCCCAGGCCCTCCCAGACATCTCCCGCGCCCGCGTCCAGCTCCTCATCGAAGCCGGCCAGGTTCGTGTCGATGGCAACCCCGCCAAGCCCAAACAAAAGCTCCGCGGCGGCGAGTCCATCGAGATCGAAGGCTCCCCCCAGCCCGCGCCCCTCCACGCCATCCCCGAGGACATCCCCCTCCACATCCTCCACGAAGACAAGTACCTCGCCGTCATCAACAAGCCCGCCGGCATGATGGTCCACGCCGGAGCCGGGACAACGGACGACGTCCGCAACCGCGGCACCCTCGTCAACGCTCTCCTCTTCCACTTCGCCAAGCTCTCCGACGTCGGCGGCGATCTCCGCCCCGGTATCGTCCATCGCCTCGACAAGCTCACCAGCGGCCTCATCCTCGTCGCCAAAGACGACAGCACCCACCGCAAGCTCGGCGACATGTTCTCCCGCCGCCAGGTCACGAAAACCTACCTCGCCCTCCTCCACGGCCACCTCAAAAAAGACGACACCACCGTCAGCCTCCCCATCGCCCGCGACCTCATTCGCCGCACCCGCATGACCACTCGCCGCGCCGATGGCCGCACCGCCGTCTCCCACTTCCACGTCCTCGAACGTCTAACGACTCCCCAGGGTCCCTTCACCCTCGTCGAAGTCCGCATCGAGACTGGCCGCACCCACCAGATCCGCGTCCACGCCCAATCCCTCGGCCATCCCGTCGTCGGCGACACCCTCTACGGCGCCCCCCACCTCATCCCCGGCCTCGCCCCCGCCCTCAACCTCGAGCGAAACTTCCTCCACGCCGCGCATCTCTCCTTCACCCACCCGCAGACCGGCAAACCGATGGATCTCGCCGCACCCCTCCCTGTCGAACTAGAGTCGTTTTTGCAAGCAATTCGCACCAATTCGTCCACAATTGAGTAG
- a CDS encoding YncE family protein has translation MRKTHRVAVAFLLLSVFPLRSRAQQNSAAVPGAPMILTGAIPLPNVKGRIDHFAFDPAHNRLFVSALGNNTEEIVSLSAQTVTHTIPGIPARQGVVYSPEINKLFVGSDQGKLYIYDGSTFALLATLDFGEDVDNLRYDPADKRVYVGYGDEKTGAIAMVDAASNQRLPEEFKLGAHPESFQLASSGPEIYVNLPGLKQIAVINRHTRAIARWPLQFESNFPMALDEAGHRLFVATRRPARLAVFDTSTSHMVAALPAVQDADDLYFDSARKRIYIPGGEGSISIFQQDDPDHYKLLVKLPTALGARTAGYFGKGRKGFDRLYLAVPARADHGAELWIYTLQDE, from the coding sequence ATGAGAAAAACGCACCGCGTCGCCGTGGCTTTCCTGCTCCTTTCTGTCTTCCCTCTACGTTCGCGTGCTCAACAGAACTCCGCCGCTGTCCCCGGCGCCCCGATGATCCTCACCGGAGCCATCCCTCTTCCAAACGTCAAAGGTCGCATCGACCACTTCGCGTTCGACCCCGCCCACAACCGCCTCTTCGTCTCCGCCCTCGGCAACAACACCGAAGAGATCGTCAGTCTGAGCGCCCAGACCGTCACCCACACCATCCCCGGCATCCCCGCCCGACAAGGCGTCGTCTACTCGCCCGAGATCAACAAGCTCTTCGTCGGAAGCGACCAGGGCAAGCTCTACATCTACGACGGCTCAACCTTCGCGCTCCTCGCCACCCTCGACTTCGGCGAGGACGTCGACAACCTCCGCTACGACCCCGCCGACAAGCGTGTCTACGTCGGCTACGGCGACGAAAAGACTGGCGCCATCGCCATGGTCGATGCAGCCTCCAACCAGCGCCTCCCCGAAGAGTTCAAGCTCGGTGCGCACCCAGAGTCCTTTCAGCTCGCCTCCTCCGGCCCCGAGATCTATGTCAATCTCCCCGGCCTCAAGCAGATCGCCGTCATCAATCGCCACACCCGGGCCATCGCACGTTGGCCCTTGCAGTTTGAGAGCAACTTCCCCATGGCGCTCGACGAGGCAGGCCACCGGCTCTTCGTCGCCACGCGCAGGCCAGCCCGCCTGGCCGTCTTTGACACCAGCACCAGCCACATGGTCGCCGCCCTCCCCGCCGTCCAGGACGCCGACGATCTCTACTTCGACTCCGCCCGCAAGCGCATCTACATCCCCGGCGGTGAAGGCTCCATCAGCATCTTCCAGCAGGACGATCCCGACCACTACAAGCTCCTCGTCAAGCTACCCACCGCCCTCGGCGCACGCACCGCCGGATACTTCGGCAAAGGCAGGAAAGGCTTCGACCGCCTCTACTTAGCCGTCCCCGCCCGCGCCGACCACGGGGCCGAGCTCTGGATCTACACCCTGCAAGACGAGTAA